The following proteins are encoded in a genomic region of Hymenobacter siberiensis:
- a CDS encoding App1 family protein: protein MKLPVALSSLTEWTDHLFTRFSARRGWLRPLQIDAYRSYGTAAKFYIKGRLLADPGLTAATATDSRWRNFRSMVRRFNSREVAGADLVAELPDGSQHLVTTDDEGYFTLVIEPHTLPAPLAYLWYPVPVRVARLPQFLKLPPEAIATEAAVLVPPASAEFGVISDLDDTVFETSATNIFKMLGRVLFSNAQSKQPFEGVAEFYRRLQRGRNGQPDNPFFFVSSSPWNLYDLLAEFLRLHEIPTGPLLLRDLSIARPKTTPPPGVTGSAAIHFAHKLHEIDNLLTTYPQLPFVLLGDSGQEDARIYREVVRRHPSRILAIYIRDVQVPARALLVGPIVEELGRENVPMLLVAEYAAAAAHAAALGLVV, encoded by the coding sequence ATGAAGCTGCCTGTTGCCCTTTCCAGTCTCACCGAGTGGACCGACCATTTATTCACCCGCTTTTCGGCCCGGCGCGGCTGGCTGCGGCCCCTCCAGATTGACGCTTACCGCAGCTATGGCACCGCCGCGAAGTTTTATATCAAAGGCCGCCTCCTGGCCGACCCCGGCCTGACCGCCGCCACCGCCACCGACTCGCGCTGGCGCAATTTCCGCAGCATGGTACGGCGCTTCAACAGCCGCGAAGTAGCCGGGGCCGACCTCGTCGCCGAACTGCCCGACGGCAGCCAACACCTCGTCACCACCGACGACGAAGGCTATTTCACCCTCGTTATCGAGCCGCACACGCTGCCCGCGCCCCTGGCCTACCTCTGGTACCCGGTGCCGGTGCGGGTGGCCCGGCTGCCCCAATTCCTGAAGCTGCCACCCGAGGCCATTGCCACCGAGGCCGCCGTGCTGGTGCCGCCCGCCAGCGCCGAGTTTGGCGTGATTTCCGACCTCGACGACACGGTATTCGAAACAAGTGCCACCAATATTTTTAAAATGCTGGGCCGGGTGCTGTTCAGCAATGCGCAGTCGAAACAGCCGTTTGAGGGAGTGGCCGAGTTCTACCGCCGGCTCCAGCGGGGCCGCAATGGCCAGCCCGACAACCCGTTTTTCTTCGTCAGCAGCAGCCCGTGGAACCTCTACGACCTGCTGGCTGAGTTCCTGCGGCTGCACGAAATCCCCACTGGCCCGCTCCTGCTGCGCGACCTGAGTATTGCCCGCCCCAAAACCACGCCCCCGCCCGGCGTCACGGGCTCGGCCGCCATCCATTTCGCCCACAAGCTGCACGAAATCGACAACCTGCTCACCACCTACCCCCAGCTGCCCTTCGTGCTCCTCGGCGACAGCGGCCAGGAAGACGCCCGCATCTACCGCGAAGTAGTGCGGCGGCACCCCAGCCGCATTCTGGCCATTTACATCCGGGATGTGCAGGTGCCAGCGCGGGCCCTGCTGGTGGGGCCAATTGTGGAGGAGCTGGGCCGGGAGAACGTGCCCATGCTGCTGGTAGCGGAATACGCCGCGGCCGCGGCGCACGCGGCGGCGCTGGGGCTGGTGGTGTAG
- a CDS encoding YybH family protein: MATPNTILGLLACLAGTHCAAAHTPPKTSPEAARRAIVQVLTTQTAAWNRGDIPGFMQGYWQSDSLVFIGRKGPTYGWQPTLANYQKNYPDAAAMGKLDFSGLRVSLLAPSAAQVVGHWHLARPAALGDLQGYFLLVLRQIGGKWVVVADHTNSQ; encoded by the coding sequence ATGGCAACTCCAAACACGATACTCGGCCTGCTGGCCTGTCTGGCCGGTACGCACTGCGCCGCCGCCCACACACCCCCCAAAACCAGCCCGGAGGCGGCCCGCCGGGCCATTGTGCAGGTGCTCACCACCCAAACGGCGGCTTGGAACCGGGGCGATATCCCCGGCTTTATGCAGGGGTACTGGCAGTCTGATTCGCTGGTGTTCATCGGCCGCAAGGGCCCCACGTATGGCTGGCAGCCCACCCTGGCCAATTACCAGAAAAACTACCCCGATGCCGCCGCCATGGGCAAGCTGGATTTCAGCGGCCTGCGGGTGTCGCTGCTAGCACCGAGCGCCGCGCAGGTGGTGGGGCACTGGCACCTGGCACGGCCAGCGGCGCTGGGCGATTTGCAGGGGTATTTCCTGTTGGTGTTGCGGCAGATTGGCGGGAAATGGGTGGTAGTGGCCGACCACACGAACAGCCAATAG
- a CDS encoding TIGR03643 family protein produces MPESTLTDQDIDRIIEMAWEDRTPFEAIEAQFGLAEEAVIKLMRRELKASSWRMWRARVQGRATKHQAKSRVTDARFKSTLQRSITFNKISKRG; encoded by the coding sequence ATGCCTGAATCAACCTTAACCGACCAAGACATCGACCGCATTATCGAAATGGCCTGGGAAGACCGGACGCCTTTTGAAGCCATTGAGGCGCAGTTCGGACTCGCCGAAGAAGCCGTTATCAAGCTGATGCGCCGCGAGTTGAAGGCGTCATCCTGGCGCATGTGGCGCGCTCGTGTGCAGGGCCGCGCCACCAAGCACCAGGCCAAAAGCCGGGTCACTGATGCGCGCTTCAAATCGACGTTGCAGCGCAGCATCACCTTCAACAAAATTTCCAAACGCGGCTAA
- the mtgA gene encoding monofunctional biosynthetic peptidoglycan transglycosylase — translation MPSAKLIPDVSVLLKKTGRLLLQVAAALFLTSLAWVLIYRWVAPPATWLMLDRRAHAPVGLGYYGIQEEPRHIRYRFRTLDEVSPSVPLALVAAEDQRFLIHHGFDLDALTSAAKRNWNGDGKHIVGGSTISQQVAKNVFLWQGRSYVRKAAEAYFTVLIETLWSKRRIMEMYLSVAEMGDCTFGVEAASQRYFGKPASQVSPAEAALLAGVLPNPLRFRASNPGPVARAKQLRVLRNMRRLGGTRYVAEMLK, via the coding sequence ATGCCATCTGCCAAGCTGATTCCCGACGTTTCCGTACTCCTCAAAAAAACCGGCCGCCTGCTGCTCCAAGTAGCGGCGGCACTGTTTCTAACTTCGTTGGCCTGGGTGCTGATTTACCGCTGGGTGGCCCCGCCCGCCACCTGGCTGATGCTGGACCGCCGCGCCCACGCGCCCGTGGGGCTGGGCTACTATGGCATTCAGGAGGAGCCCCGGCACATTCGCTACCGCTTCCGCACCCTGGATGAGGTGTCGCCCAGCGTGCCCCTGGCCCTGGTGGCGGCCGAAGACCAGCGCTTCCTCATTCACCACGGCTTCGACCTCGATGCCCTGACCAGCGCGGCCAAACGCAACTGGAACGGCGACGGCAAGCACATCGTGGGCGGCAGCACCATTTCGCAGCAGGTGGCCAAAAACGTGTTTCTGTGGCAGGGCCGCAGCTACGTGCGCAAGGCCGCCGAAGCGTATTTTACGGTTCTGATTGAGACGCTCTGGAGCAAGCGCCGCATCATGGAAATGTATCTCAGCGTGGCCGAAATGGGCGATTGCACCTTTGGGGTGGAGGCCGCCAGCCAGCGCTACTTTGGCAAGCCCGCCAGCCAGGTAAGCCCCGCCGAGGCCGCGCTGCTGGCGGGGGTGCTGCCCAACCCGCTCCGCTTCCGGGCCTCGAACCCCGGGCCCGTAGCGCGGGCCAAGCAGCTGCGGGTGTTGCGCAACATGCGCCGCCTGGGCGGCACGCGCTACGTGGCCGAAATGCTGAAATGA
- a CDS encoding LON peptidase substrate-binding domain-containing protein, producing the protein MARLIPLFPLNLVVFPGEKLNLHIFEPRYRQLVRECIEQNTTFGISPYLDNSLSELGTEMRLISVEQTYASGELDIRTKAVGVFRINKFYRQTPGKLYAGGLVEDVVQDEVPDPVLREIITKQVRQLYEALGLRKLLLELAPDYCIFDVAHHIGFSTEQEYQLLATTSEQERQEMVREHLDTILPVVLETERLKDRVRLNGHFKNLTPPNF; encoded by the coding sequence ATGGCTCGCCTGATTCCGCTGTTTCCCCTAAATCTGGTCGTTTTTCCGGGCGAAAAACTGAACCTGCACATCTTCGAGCCCCGCTACCGACAGCTGGTGCGCGAGTGCATCGAGCAGAATACCACCTTTGGCATCTCGCCCTATCTCGACAATTCCCTGAGCGAGTTGGGCACCGAAATGCGCCTCATCAGCGTGGAGCAAACCTACGCCAGCGGCGAGCTCGACATTCGGACCAAAGCCGTGGGCGTGTTCCGCATCAACAAATTCTACCGCCAGACCCCCGGCAAGCTCTACGCCGGCGGCCTCGTCGAAGACGTGGTGCAGGACGAAGTACCCGACCCGGTTCTGCGCGAAATAATCACCAAGCAGGTGCGCCAGCTCTACGAAGCCCTCGGCCTGCGCAAGCTCCTGCTGGAGCTGGCCCCCGACTACTGCATCTTCGACGTAGCCCACCACATCGGCTTCAGCACCGAGCAGGAATACCAGCTCCTGGCCACCACCAGCGAGCAGGAACGCCAGGAGATGGTGCGCGAGCACCTCGATACCATCCTGCCCGTCGTGCTCGAAACCGAGCGCCTCAAAGACCGGGTGCGCCTCAACGGCCACTTCAAAAACCTAACACCACCTAACTTCTAA